The proteins below are encoded in one region of Aquisphaera giovannonii:
- a CDS encoding trypsin-like peptidase domain-containing protein has protein sequence MQSGPMRVEITEALLDAFPDSGDMCLVVERADIGTRFTNYLVGGVTYEQALHSLISNYADPQDQLLPLLREAQHKNPKNDKLRGVMNKLAELELDFASLRPDRSFGEAERIVLKGVAFEDVAVWVEKLKAKRRAVCRIEPQPQAETTAGFGSGFLVASDVVITNFHVAKPFWNDEARARRVVLRFGYETDSKGINVSEGVEYRLATVWRGPGTPSEGLAERPWQVLSSPEDNLDYALLRLDKPAGTDRIDGVERGFLTLTSWQLNEDDPLLILQHPSAAPLKLSIGAVQSLDLPSHVFYIVNTEGGSSGSPCLNQRLETVALHRQGESSRNRGVTFKAIHEDWSSRVDALKVQGVFWLANQGAMIPEITSASLAKKWTGAPSGDSGTSPDHRATGVSEHSLATAVPPRGLDEELRLLLRPLMGDRDNRRARLTRAFSNYPGLLDRINLDGETGVFLSNLINTLREYGEVERGEPALHRLLVPIKEEVGVRDRERIEEILRSHPR, from the coding sequence ATGCAGTCGGGCCCAATGCGGGTCGAAATCACCGAGGCCCTCCTCGACGCCTTTCCTGACAGTGGCGATATGTGTCTGGTAGTCGAGCGTGCCGACATCGGTACTCGGTTCACTAATTACCTCGTAGGCGGCGTCACCTACGAGCAGGCCCTCCACTCGCTCATTAGCAACTACGCAGACCCCCAAGATCAGCTTTTGCCGCTCCTGAGGGAAGCCCAGCATAAGAACCCCAAGAACGACAAGCTGCGGGGAGTAATGAATAAGCTGGCAGAGCTGGAGCTGGACTTCGCCTCACTGCGACCCGACAGGAGTTTTGGCGAGGCCGAGCGAATCGTGCTCAAGGGGGTGGCATTCGAGGACGTCGCCGTCTGGGTCGAGAAGCTCAAGGCGAAGCGTCGCGCTGTCTGTCGCATCGAGCCTCAGCCGCAGGCCGAGACAACGGCCGGGTTCGGCTCAGGCTTTTTGGTCGCCTCGGACGTCGTGATCACGAACTTCCACGTCGCCAAGCCCTTCTGGAACGACGAGGCGAGGGCCCGTCGCGTGGTGCTTCGGTTCGGCTACGAGACCGATTCCAAGGGGATCAATGTCTCGGAAGGCGTGGAATACCGGCTAGCGACTGTCTGGCGCGGGCCGGGGACGCCGAGCGAGGGGCTGGCCGAGCGACCATGGCAAGTGCTTAGCAGCCCCGAGGACAACCTGGACTACGCCCTGCTGAGACTCGATAAGCCAGCCGGCACCGACCGCATCGACGGGGTCGAGCGGGGCTTCCTAACACTGACCTCTTGGCAGCTCAACGAAGATGATCCGCTTCTGATCCTCCAGCACCCGAGTGCCGCGCCACTAAAGCTCTCGATCGGAGCGGTTCAGAGCCTGGACCTTCCCAGTCATGTGTTCTACATAGTGAACACAGAAGGAGGATCGTCCGGCTCCCCCTGCCTGAACCAGAGGTTGGAGACGGTTGCGCTACACCGCCAAGGTGAGTCATCGAGGAATCGCGGAGTCACGTTCAAAGCGATCCACGAGGACTGGTCCAGCCGAGTTGATGCGCTTAAGGTCCAGGGGGTATTCTGGCTGGCGAACCAAGGCGCCATGATCCCCGAAATCACGTCCGCTTCGCTCGCGAAGAAATGGACCGGGGCACCGTCGGGCGACTCCGGAACGTCCCCGGATCATCGTGCCACTGGGGTGTCTGAGCACAGCCTAGCAACCGCGGTCCCCCCAAGAGGACTGGATGAAGAGCTGCGTCTCTTGCTGAGGCCGTTGATGGGTGACCGCGACAACCGGCGAGCTAGGCTGACCAGAGCCTTCAGCAACTACCCTGGCCTGCTCGACCGTATCAACCTCGATGGCGAGACTGGGGTTTTCCTGTCCAACCTTATCAACACACTCCGCGAATACGGCGAGGTCGAGCGTGGCGAACCCGCCTTGCACCGGCTCTTGGTTCCGATCAAGGAGGAGGTCGGGGTCCGCGATAGGGAGCGGATTGAGGAGATCCTCCGCAGCCACCCTCGGTAG